A portion of the Channa argus isolate prfri chromosome 19, Channa argus male v1.0, whole genome shotgun sequence genome contains these proteins:
- the nphp3 gene encoding nephrocystin-3 — translation MGTASSLVSPGEVIEDGYGGEGGEACEIPVEVKPKARLLPSSFRRGPRVIGASFKSTGSVDLEYAAEYERLRKEYEIFRVSKNNEISSMQKKEAKLDEENKRLRAELQALQKTYQKILREKETALEAKYQAMERAATFEHDRDKVKRQFKIFRETKEKEIQDLLRAKRDLEAKLQQLQAQGIQVYDPNEYDSDENQTTVTAAGTQCEYWTGGVLGSEPSMGSMMQLQQTFRGPEFAHSLIDVEGPFANVSRDDWDAAVASLLQVSPHVPQALWSNTVRCYLIFTQETKAELDIFIKKHSPVLRKMCEGLGHFYLNVYFPEEKAALYTVERKQEIERSSVCVLLLKSTVNSFVVEDCEEAFVKNPDGHPLVLYLRTEEDKQLTGHTRILLERVNAADKAAKVKVVDHSGSEEDGADLIYAQLEKIMKQELLGLEGADVYCKDSVIEEGREEDSGDVLWDLHDEQEQNESYQQACSSTTSHLGFQKYIDRLNDMIAAPPPTPPLLVSGGPGSGKSLLLAKWIELQQKQSPNTLFLYHFVGRPLSTSSEPVLIIKRLTVKLLQHFWSISGLSMEPSKILEEFPRWLERLSARHQGNIIIIIDSIDQIQQAERHMKWLIDPLPVNVRVVVSVNVETCPQAWRLWPTLHLDPLSPREVRSVVFAECQSMDFKLNKDQEKKLERHCRSASTCNALYVTLLARIITSRSCWSLEKSLEECLQCQDTMSLYRLALKMMVNSLHTDREQHIMREILCLVCGSHNGMSESEVLDLFPELDLPVLSSMLYRLNRLCIVTLRCGLIRFQHLQAWEAVRLEFLGGGSSSATYREKLIHYFSQQLSQDCVTWRVADELPWLLQQQEDRIKLQCSLLNLFVSQNLYKRGHFSELLAYWQYVGKDKSSMAAEYFDSLKHYEKNCESEDSMTKLANLYETLGRFLKDLGLPSQAVAPLQRSLEIRETALDPDHPSVARSLHQLAGVYVQWKKYGNAEQLYKQALEISENAYGAEHASVARELESLAMLYQKQNKYEQAEKLRNRSMKIRQKIARQKGHMYGFNLLRRRALQLEELTLGKDSADCAKTLNELGVLYYLQNNLDAAKVFLTRSLEMRQRVLGPDHPDCAQSINNLAALHTERREYETAEDMYERALDIRKRALSPDHPSLAYTLKHLAMLYKRRGKLDKAVPLYELSLEIREKSFGPKHPSVATALVNLAVLYCQLKKHSDALPLYERALKVYEDSLGRSHPRVGETLKNLAVLSYEEGDFEKAAELYKRAMEIKEAEPSLVCGIAPSRHSSSGDTFSVRGPAPLPHVSR, via the exons ATGGGCACGGCGTCCTCTTTGGTCAGCCCAGGAGAGGTGATTGAGGACGGATATGGAGGTGAAGGTGGAGAAGCCTGTGAGATCCCAGTTGAGGTCAAGCCCAAAGCGAGACTCCTGCCCAGTTCCTTTAGGCGAGGACCTCGAGTAATTGGCGCCAGTTTCAAATCGACAGGTTCTGTGGATCTAGAATATGCTGCAGAGTATGAAAGACTCCGTAAAGAGTATGAAATTTTCCGTGTCAGCAAGAATAACGAGATCTCATCTATGCAAAAGAAAGAAGCCAAGCTGGATGAGGAAAACAAGAGGCTGAGAGCTGAGTTACAG GCTCTACAGAAGACCTACCAAAAGATCCttagagaaaaagaaactgctCTTGAGGCAAAGTACCAAGCTATGGAAAGGGCTGCCACCTTTGAACACGACCGGGACAAAGTAAAACGGCAGTTTAAG aTTTTCcgagagacaaaagaaaaggagattCAGGATCTACTGCGTGCCAAGAGGGACTTGGAGGCCAAACTGCAACAGTTGCAGGCTCAAGGCATCCAAGTATATGACCCAAATGAATATGACTCAGATGAAAACCAAaccactgtcactg CTGCCGGGACACAGTGTGAGTACTGGACTGGAGGTGTACTAGGAAGTGAGCCCTCTATGGGTAGCATGATGCAGTTGCAACAGACCTTCAGAGGACCTGAGTTTGCTCATAGCTTGATTGATGTGGAAGGGCCATTTGCAAATGTTAGCAGAG ATGATTGGGATGCTGCAGTGGCCAGTCTGCTTCAAGTCTCCCCTCACGTGCCTCAGGCCTTGTGGAGTAATACAGTACGCTGCTACCTAATCTTTACCCAGGAGACCAAAGCTGAGTTGGATATCTTTATTAAG AAACACTCTCCTGTTTTACGGAAGATGTGTGAGGGTCTAGGCCATTTCTACCTGAATGTCTACTTCCCAGAGGAGAAAGCTGCCTTGTACACAGTCGAGCGCAAGCAGGAGATTGAAaggagctctgtgtgtgtgcttcttcTGAAATCAACTGTCAATAG TTTTGTGGTGGAGGATTGTGAAGAAGCTTTTGTGAAGAATCCAGATGGTCATCCGCTGGTGCTGTACCTCAGGACAGAAGAAGATAAGCAATTGACTGGACACACCAGGATTCTGCTCGAAAGGGTGAATGCTGCAGACAAGGCTGCTAAagtcaag GTGGTGGATCATAGTGGTTCTGAAGAGGATGGGGCTGACCTGATTTATGCTCAACTAGAGAAAATCATGAAACAG GAGTTGCTGGGTCTTGAAGGAGCAGATGTTTATTGTAAGGACTCGGTGATAGAGGAGGGGCGTGAGGAAGACTCTGGAGATGTGCTGTGGGACCTACATGATGAACAGGAACAGAATGAGTCCTATCAGCAGGCTTGTAGCAGCACCACCTCTCACTTAGGCTTTCAAAAG TATATAGATCGTTTGAACGATATGATAGCCGCTCCCCCTCCCACTCCTCCTCTGCTGGTGTCTGGCGGTCCAGGCTCAGGAAAATCACTCCTACTTGCGAAATG GATTGAGCTACAGCAGAAGCAATCCCCTAACACCTTGTTTCTGTATCACTTTGTTGGTCGCCCGCTGTCCACAAGCTCAGAGCCAGTTCTCATTATCAAACGCCTCACAGTCAAA CTGCTGCAGCACTTCTGGTCAATTTCTGGCCTGTCCATGGAACCCAGTAAGATCTTGGAGGAATTTCCTCGTTGGCTAGAAAGGCTTTCAGCACGCCATCAAggaaacatcatcatcatcattgacTCGATCGACCAAATACAG CAAGCTGAGCGACACATGAAGTGGCTGATTGACCCTCTGCCTGTGAATGTTAGAGTGGTGGTGTCTGTTAATGTTGAGACGTGTCCTCAAGCTTGGAG GTTGTGGCCCACACTCCACTTGGACCCGTTGAGTCCCAGAGAGGTCAGGAGTGTTGTCTTTGCAGAATGCCAGAGTATGGATTTCAAACTTAATAAGGACCAG GAGAAGAAGCTGGAAAGGCATTGTCGCTCTGCATCAACCTGCAATGCACTGTATGTCACACTTCTGGCAAGAATCATCACCAG TAGATCGTGTTGGTCACTGGAGAAGAGCCTGGAAGAATGTCTGCAGTGTCAGGACACCATGTCACTCTATCGCCTGGCACTTAAGATGATGGTGAACTCCCTCCACACGGACAGAGAACAACACATTATGAGAGAG ATACTGTGCCTTGTGTGTGGCAGCCATAATGGAATGAGTGAATCAGAAGTACTAGACCTATTTCCTGAGCTAGACTTGCCTGTACTGTCTTCTATGCTGTACCGCCTAAACAGACTCTGCATTGTAACACTTCGTTGTGGACTTATTAGGTTTCAGCACTTGCAG GCTTGGGAAGCTGTGAGGTTGGAGTTTTTGGGTGGAGGAAGCAGCTCAGCTACTTACAGAGAGAAACTCATCCATTACTTTAGCCAGCAACTCAG ccAAGATTGTGTAACATGGCGTGTTGCAGATGAGCTTCCATGGCTACTTCAACAACAGGAGGACAGAATTAAACTGCAATGCAGCCTCTTGAATCTGTTTGTCTCCCAAAACCTCTACAAGAG ggGTCACTTCTCTGAGCTCCTGGCTTATTGGCAGTATGTTGGAAAAGACAAAAGCTCTATGGCTGCTGAATACTTTGACTCTCTGAAACACTATGAGAAGAACTGTGAGAGTGAAGACAGCATGACGAAGTTGGCAAACCTTTATGAGACCTTGGGGCGTTTTCTTAAAGACCTGGGTCTTCCAAGTCAG gCTGTAGCTCCTTTACAGAGATCCCTTGAGATCAGGGAGACAGCCTTGGACCCAGACCATCCCAGTGTAGCACGCTCCCTGCACCAGCTAGCTGGAGTTTATGTTCAGTGGAAGAAATATGGCAATGCTGAGCAGCTGTACAAGCAGGCCTTAGAAATAAGTGAGAACGCCTACGGCGCTGAGCACGCAAGCGTGGCACGAGAACTGGAGTCACTTGCTATGCTctatcagaaacaaaacaa ATACGAACAAGCAGAGAAACTCAGGAATAGGTCAATGAAGATACGTCAGAAAATTGCTCGCCAGAAAGGTCATATG TATGGCTTTAATTTGTTGAGGCGTAGAGCCCTACAGCTGGAAGAGCTGACCCTGGGGAAGGACTCAGCTGACTGTGCCAAGACACTTAATGAATTAGGTGTCCTTTACTACCTCCAAAATAATCTAGA TGCTGCTAAGGTGTTTCTGACCCGCTCCCTGGAGATGCGTCAGCGAGTCCTCGGCCCAGATCACCCAGACTGTGCTCAGTCCATCAACAACTTGGCTGCACTGcacacagagaggagggagtaTGAGACAgcggaggacatgtatgaaagggCGCTGGACATTCGGAAGAGGGCCTTGTCACCAGACCACCCCTCGCTGGCATATACACTCAAACACCTGGCTATGCTTTATAAGCGCAGA ggGAAACTGGACAAGGCTGTGCCACTGTATGAGCTTTCTCTGGAAATCAGGGAGAAAAGTTTTGGGCCCAAACACCCAAGTGTGGCCACAGCACTGGTCAACCTAGCAGTGTTATACTGCCAACTG AAGAAACACAGTGATGCCTTGCCCCTTTACGAACGAGCACTGAAAGTGTATGAGGATAGTTTGGGGCGCTCACATCCACGTGTTGGGGAAACCCTTAAAAACCTGGCTGTGCTAAG CTACGAAGAGGGCGACTTTGAGAAGGCAGCAGAGCTTTACAAGCGTGCAATGGAGATTAAAGAGGCAGAGCCATCATTAGTATGTGGAATTGCCCCATCACGCCATTCCTCCAGTGGAGACACATTTAGTGTGAGAGGACCTGCCCCACTCCCACATGTCTCGAGATGA